ACCCTTTTCGGACATTTCTCTGGCACAGCGACCACTTCTCCCTGCCGTCAGGCTGCGCCAGCCTGGCTTTCTCTGAAGCCAGTCCCCATCAGGCTTTTATCAGCCGGACCTACCCGGCAATCGGTTTGCAGTTTCATCCGGAAATGACCCTGGGCACGATCAGGTCAGCCGCGGAGCGATTTGGCAAGGATTGGGTCCAAGGGCCTTATGTGGCGGGCAAGGAAGCTATTTTAGCTCAAACGGATCATATGCCAGATACCTACTGGCTTATGGTGACCCTGCTCGACAACATGGAAAAGGAGTTCGGAGGCCCGGACCGCACCCCGGCCAAAGTTGAAATTACAACTGCAATATGTAATAATGAGTTGTCTTAGATTTCATGATATGGCAATCAACTTTCGAAAATTGGAACCCTCGAAAACGGAAGATTAATTTGGGGAGTCTAAAATGCGTCACTTTTCAATGTTACTAAATGAAACCGAAAATGATTAGCGGTAGGTGTTGGTAGCGATTATGGCAAGCTATACGTAACAAAAGCTGTTTTTCCTATTATTTATAGCAAGTTACATGGTGTTATCTTTTCCTGTTATTCAGTTGAATTGTTCCGAAAATTGAAGAATATCATCAGTATTGTTAAATATGCTGAGATTCAAGTATAATGCAAGAATGTATGAACGCTCGTACATTGCCACAAAGAGGTTATCGAGGAGGTTTTTTGCTGATCCGTATAAGACACCATGATAAAACATTCAAAGAGACGCAAGTGTCTGATTGATATAGATATATTGTTTAAGCCATCGGCAAAAAAAAAGAGTTTTATACGGCCAGAAAACTGGGATTCCGCGTCTTCTGCGGATCAATCTAATAATTGTTGGCCGGAGAGAAACATGAAAACGAATCGCCTTATTCGCTATTCTGTTACTACAATACTGATCATGTGCATAATGGGAGGGATTGTAATGGCAGCCCCAGTACCATCCGAAATTAAATCTGTGGTGGCTTTCATTTTCTTTACAAACGAGGAAGGAAAGCTCATTCCGAATGGAACGGGCTTTTTCGTAGGAGTTAAGAATCCTTCTAATCCTAATTCGTTCAGTGTGTATCTGGTTACTGCGAAACACGTTCTATATAAGCCGAAAACAACCGATTTCTTCGATAAAGTGTTCGTTCGGTTGAACAAGAAAGATGGTGGCTCGCAAATCGGTTCTATCCCCATAATTGCTGAAGGCGAGCAACGCACTGTTTTCACGCACAGTGATTCTTCAGTAGATATCGCCATCATTCCGTTTCTCCCTGATCAAGATAAGTTTGATTTCAAGTTTCTTCCTGACGATATGATCACGACAAAAGAGACCTACAAAGAGCTTAAGATTCGTGAAGGCTCTGACGTATTTTTCACCGGCCTATTTATGCCGTACCCGGGGGCTGAGAGAAATTACCCTGTCGTTAGATTCGGAAAAGTTGCTCTTGTGACAGAAGAGCAAATTGAGTGGCAAGGTAAATTGATGGAACTTTATCTTATTGAAGCGGGATCATACGGCGGGAACAGCGGTGCACCGGTCTTCTTCTATTTAGGTAGCGATCGTGAGCCGGGAAGCATTGTAGTCGGCTCTCCCATTCTCAAACTGGCAGGTGTTATGCAAGGTACATTCCTCGATGCCCATGAGATCAAAATCGTTGAAACTAAGAAGGTGCCGATTGCAGTTTCAAACATGGGGATCGCGGCAGTCGTACCAGGGTATAAACTTCATGAACTCCTTTTTAGCAACGAACTCAAGGGGAAAAGAGGCTTTTAAGCCTAATCTTACTACGTTAAGGCTACAATCCGGTTAAACATAATTTATTTGAATCGCCCCAGGATTGGAAATTCTCAAGTTTCCATCGTTACGTAAGAAAAGGGATTTATGATCAAAATTGGGGTGCAAGCCAAGAATTGATCTTTGAAAATGAGGTCGGACATGAATAAATATGTTGGGTTTCGCTTCGCTCTACCCAACCTACATGGCTTTCCTGATCATCCTCATTTGTGTCAGAATCCCAGAGCCTGGTTGACCAGAATCACTGAGATATCAGACATCATCGGCTTACGATGCAGAATAGTTGTAATGCGGCAGATTCGCTGCGGCACATCGCAGTCCATCGCAGTCATTGCATATCCCTGTTTCGGCACAGGGCGTTTTCATACCAAGACTCTTAGCCCTCATCGGCCAGGCTGTCTTCATCGCCGCCAGAGCCCTGATAGATGTTCCACCACTTGTAGTAGGTCTTACGAGATATGCCACAATTCTTACAAGCTCGGGTGACGCTGCCTAGTTCCCTGGCCTCGATAAACCAATTTAATCTTCGCCTAATCTGCTCTTCTCTGGTAAATTGCATCCTATGGGTAACCTCCGTTATGGGTGATGTAACTTGTGCAGAGTTAACACCTTCGGAGTGTTACCCATGTTTTAAAACTACACATGCATCAATAGAATCCTTGTGGACATCCAAACCAATATACAGTAAATTAGTCTCCATGGTCTGCCTCCTTTGTTGTGGCTCTGAGTTATGAAGTTTTTTACTTCGCCTCACAGCTTAACCCCTGTTCGCAAAGGGCAGGCCAAATACTTTCAACCATTATGTTTGATCAGTCTTTCGATTGTTTTCCTGTCCGGTTGCCGCTTTAGTAGTGCAGGCGTTATACAGGACAAGACTCATACACAAACTGAAAACTAGAGGAAGGAATGGCTATGGAATTTAAATTCAATGAAAAAGAAGAGGCCTTCTATAATGAAGTGGA
Above is a window of Deltaproteobacteria bacterium DNA encoding:
- a CDS encoding trypsin-like peptidase domain-containing protein produces the protein MAAPVPSEIKSVVAFIFFTNEEGKLIPNGTGFFVGVKNPSNPNSFSVYLVTAKHVLYKPKTTDFFDKVFVRLNKKDGGSQIGSIPIIAEGEQRTVFTHSDSSVDIAIIPFLPDQDKFDFKFLPDDMITTKETYKELKIREGSDVFFTGLFMPYPGAERNYPVVRFGKVALVTEEQIEWQGKLMELYLIEAGSYGGNSGAPVFFYLGSDREPGSIVVGSPILKLAGVMQGTFLDAHEIKIVETKKVPIAVSNMGIAAVVPGYKLHELLFSNELKGKRGF
- a CDS encoding helix-turn-helix domain-containing protein gives rise to the protein MQFTREEQIRRRLNWFIEARELGSVTRACKNCGISRKTYYKWWNIYQGSGGDEDSLADEG